The Carassius gibelio isolate Cgi1373 ecotype wild population from Czech Republic chromosome B14, carGib1.2-hapl.c, whole genome shotgun sequence genome has a segment encoding these proteins:
- the LOC127971196 gene encoding protein INSYN2B-like isoform X2, whose product MGRRAADTSNAVPALEVPLAGGRAVLSQKWGALCSVGVQTSPGLRSLPSMKKRTQTVSTANGPTAETMSLDRVRRCEVNGSLVDKTVSRNHVAQDRTSQESDVYCQIKANPNQSGLRGSLKRTPRYVNGSIVAPEVVGGVCSEGAESEEARQQSQTMIRECRRGQSLKGEAARPATCSYNTPPRPCRMMTLSPRLCASCGRRQSQAPPCMAPACRKRAASQVQASMTLPTPPRKSCSPRLQKRNSTVGQPTYAQIPNHILQNACSTPSQSNKKDAQTETSTQFEKPNNDSTTHKTQHTQTRVKTESTAQHAPQDAKDKCATTQTHKSPMSKPIGCESQATPTPPPKKDLKPIQVKSKPAPPELLISSGTEPKPQTPPPPPSEPKNETETDSKDTHPPATDNIPQCKGAPGVLHGLLQNVEENLLYNQEKIKVLLNVIQDLEKNKAMSEGRCSYRTGQDINNCSTCQKTACIIYRLTKPQFTR is encoded by the exons ATGGGCCGACGGGCAGCTGACACATCCAATGCGGTGCCGGCACTGGAGGTGCCTCTAGCTGGTGGTCGGGCTGTCCTGTCTCAGAAATGGGGCGCTTTGTGCAGCGTTGGCGTCCAAACATCGCCGGGTCTCCGCTCGCTTCCCTCAATGAAGAAGAGGACTCAAACTGTCAGTACGGCCAATGGACCGACTGCCGAAACAATGTCGCTAGACCGGGTGAGACGTTGTGAAGTCAACGGGAGTCTTGTCGACAAGACAGTATCCAGGAACCATGTGGCACAGGACAGGACGTCCCAGGAAAGCGATGTGTATTGTCAAATCAAAGCAAATCCAAACCAATCTGGACTAAGAGGGAGTTTAAAAAGAACCCCTCGGTATGTTAACGGAAGTATTGTTGCGCCAGAGGTGGTGGGTGGAGTTTGTAGTGAAGGGGCGGAGTCTGAGGAAGCAAGGCAGCAGAGTCAAACAATGATACGTGAATGTAGGCGGGGTCAGTCGCTGAAAGGGGAGGCAGCCAGGCCAGCCACCTGCTCGTACAACACGCCCCCTCGCCCATGTCGCATGATGACATTATCTCCCAGACTTTGCGCCAGCTGTGGGCGGAGACAATCTCAAGCCCCACCCTGCATGGCGCCTGCTTGTCGCAAACGAGCTGCCAGTCAGGTTCAAGCAAGCATGACTCTTCCGACACCACCGAGGAAAAGCTGTTCGCCTCGCTTGCAGAAAAGAAACTCAACGGTTGGACAGCCAACGTATGCGCAAATTCCGAATCACATTTTGCAAAATGCATGCTCCACCCCTTCACAATCCAACAAAAAAGATGCGCAAACAGAGACATCGACACAGTTTGAAAAACCCAATAATGACTCGACGACACACAAAACGCAACACACGCAAACACGAGTCAAAACAGAATCAACCGCACAACATGCACCACAAGATGCAAAGGACAAGTGTGCGACTACGCAAACACACAAATCTCCCATGTCTAAACCGATTGGCTGTGAGTCCCAAGCCACACCCACTCCTCCACCCAAGAAAGACTTGAAACCAATACAGGTCAAAAGTAAACCAGCACCTCCAGAGCTTCTGATTAGCTCAGGGACGGAGCCTAAACCACAAACCCCGCCTCCTCCTCCATCAGAACCTAAAAATGAGACGGAAACGGACTCTAAAGACACCCACCCACCTGCAACAGAcaatatcccacaatgcaaaggTGCACCTGGCGTTCTACATGGACTGCTGCAAAATGTAGAAGAAAATCTGCTGTATAATCAGGAAAAGATCAAAgttcttctcaatgtcattcaggATCTGGAGAAGAACAAAGCAATGAGTGAAGG GCGTTGTTCTTACAGAACAGGTCAGGACATCAACAACTGTTCAACCTGCCAGAAAACAGCCTGCATTATATACAG GCTGACAAAACCTCAGTTTACACGGTGA